A stretch of Patescibacteria group bacterium DNA encodes these proteins:
- the rplO gene encoding 50S ribosomal protein L15, which yields MLTLSNLKINKKSKSKKQRLGRGNSSGRGNYSGRGMKGQRSRSGGKSGLKRLGMKKLIAQLPKHRGFNRISEKFEVLNLSILESKFNTGDEVSVKTLLKLDLVSSIKANVKILGKGNLTKKLKVKAHDFSKSAKEAIIKAGGEVIETPKFKKKPTLKKSKRVAHKD from the coding sequence ATGTTGACTCTAAGTAATTTAAAGATAAATAAAAAATCTAAATCAAAAAAGCAACGTCTTGGTCGTGGTAATTCTTCTGGCCGTGGTAATTATTCTGGCCGTGGTATGAAAGGTCAAAGGTCAAGAAGTGGTGGAAAATCAGGATTAAAGAGACTCGGAATGAAAAAATTAATAGCTCAATTGCCAAAACATAGAGGTTTTAATAGAATTAGTGAAAAATTTGAAGTTTTAAATTTATCAATATTAGAATCAAAGTTTAATACAGGAGATGAAGTGAGTGTAAAAACTTTATTGAAATTGGATTTAGTGTCATCTATAAAAGCTAATGTAAAAATATTAGGCAAAGGTAATCTAACAAAGAAATTGAAAGTGAAGGCTCATGATTTTTCAAAATCTGCCAAAGAAGCTATAATAAAAGCTGGTGGAGAAGTAATAGAGACTCCTAAATTTAAAAAGAAACCAACTCTTAAGAAATCAAAGAGAGTTGCACATAAAGATTAA
- the secY gene encoding preprotein translocase subunit SecY, with the protein MLEKIKQIYKIKDLRNAIGFVFVMLIITRIVAHIPIPGVNIAELKNFFESNQILGLLNIFSGNGLKNFSVVMLGIGPYITASIIVQLLTMIIPSLEAISKEGESGQKKINQYTKYLTVPLTMMQSYGFIKLFQNQSQYSIIGHLSVAQYIVALVTIAAGTMFLVWIGDLITEKKIGNGISLLIFAGIVAGWISSIQGMIAVYDPSKLFGILAFLFVALATVVVVVIINEGQRNVPVSYARRVRGNKMYGGVNTHLPLKVNQAGVIPIIFAISLILIPPMIAKFFASAGNHIVSGFANFIINLFQNQVFYGVSYFLLVVGFTYFYTAIIFHPDQISENLQKQGGFIPGIRPGKHTAEYLQNIVTRINLAGSLFLGAVAVLPVVLQSLTKGLGSMVIGGTSILIVVSVVIETVKQINAQLTMRNYEEL; encoded by the coding sequence ATGTTAGAAAAGATAAAACAAATCTATAAGATTAAAGATCTAAGAAATGCAATTGGATTTGTTTTTGTCATGCTTATAATAACTAGAATAGTTGCACATATTCCTATTCCTGGAGTAAACATTGCAGAATTAAAAAACTTTTTTGAATCAAATCAAATTTTAGGATTATTGAATATTTTTTCTGGAAATGGATTAAAAAATTTTTCTGTAGTAATGCTTGGAATCGGTCCTTATATTACAGCTTCTATTATTGTTCAGCTTTTAACCATGATAATTCCTTCACTTGAGGCAATATCAAAAGAAGGTGAGTCAGGACAGAAAAAAATAAATCAATATACAAAATATTTAACAGTACCACTTACAATGATGCAGAGCTATGGTTTTATTAAATTGTTTCAAAATCAATCTCAATATTCTATAATAGGGCATCTTAGTGTAGCTCAATATATAGTAGCGCTTGTTACAATAGCAGCGGGTACTATGTTTTTGGTTTGGATAGGTGATCTTATTACAGAGAAAAAAATTGGAAATGGAATTTCACTTTTGATATTTGCTGGTATAGTTGCAGGTTGGATTTCTTCTATTCAAGGAATGATAGCTGTTTATGATCCATCAAAATTATTTGGTATACTAGCTTTTCTATTTGTAGCACTTGCTACGGTAGTTGTAGTAGTTATTATAAATGAAGGACAGAGGAATGTGCCTGTTTCTTATGCAAGACGAGTTAGAGGAAATAAAATGTATGGTGGTGTAAATACTCATTTACCACTCAAAGTAAATCAAGCAGGAGTTATTCCTATAATTTTTGCTATATCTCTTATTCTTATTCCACCTATGATTGCAAAGTTTTTTGCTTCAGCCGGAAATCATATAGTATCTGGCTTTGCAAACTTTATAATTAATTTATTTCAAAATCAGGTTTTTTATGGAGTAAGTTATTTTTTGCTTGTTGTTGGTTTTACATATTTTTATACTGCTATTATATTTCATCCAGATCAAATATCAGAAAATTTACAAAAACAAGGTGGATTTATTCCAGGAATAAGACCTGGTAAGCATACAGCAGAGTATTTACAAAACATTGTTACTCGTATTAATTTAGCAGGTTCTTTATTTTTGGGAGCTGTTGCAGTGTTACCTGTAGTGTTACAGAGTCTTACAAAAGGATTAGGTTCTATGGTTATAGGTGGTACTAGTATACTTATAGTAGTATCAGTTGTTATAGAAACAGTAAAACAAATAAATGCTCAACTTACAATGAGAAATTACGAGGAACTTTAA
- a CDS encoding adenylate kinase: MNIVFLGMPGSGKGTQAEILSKKLNIPMCSTGNCFRKNIKDGTELGKKVEVIISRGELVPDKITFQMLKDEIQNTDFSNGIILDGYPRDLEQAEKLDEILKVDIAFNIEMSQEQVLLRIGGRRTCKCGATYHIEFNPPKKDGICDVCGEELFVRDDARPEIIKERIKVYKEQTEPLIEYYNNKGVLININGDPIISEVTKEIFEKLKL, translated from the coding sequence ATGAACATAGTATTTTTGGGAATGCCTGGAAGTGGAAAGGGGACTCAGGCTGAAATATTATCAAAAAAGCTAAATATTCCAATGTGTTCTACTGGAAATTGTTTTCGTAAAAATATAAAAGATGGTACAGAACTTGGTAAAAAAGTAGAAGTTATTATTTCACGTGGAGAGCTTGTTCCAGATAAAATTACATTTCAGATGTTAAAAGATGAAATACAAAATACTGATTTTTCAAATGGGATTATTTTGGATGGTTATCCAAGAGATTTAGAACAAGCTGAAAAATTGGATGAAATTTTAAAAGTTGATATAGCTTTTAACATAGAAATGTCACAAGAACAAGTACTTCTTAGAATAGGTGGAAGGAGAACATGTAAATGTGGAGCTACTTATCATATAGAATTTAATCCCCCAAAAAAAGATGGAATTTGTGATGTATGTGGAGAAGAATTATTTGTAAGAGATGATGCAAGGCCAGAAATTATAAAAGAAAGAATAAAAGTTTACAAAGAACAAACAGAACCTCTTATAGAATATTACAATAATAAAGGAGTTTTAATAAATATAAATGGAGATCCTATAATATCAGAAGTGACAAAAGAAATATTTGAAAAATTAAAACTATAA
- the map gene encoding type I methionyl aminopeptidase produces the protein MITVKTKEEIEILSEGGQILATVLKEVGEYVKVGVSTKELDDLAERLILKYGGLPSFKGYGAENPYPATLCTSINDEVVHCIPNENRILQDGDIIGLDIGMRWPKDNGFFTDHAITFPVGNVDSKIIDLLDVTKGALNKAISIVRPGMYIGDIGETIENYVKSKGNYGIVKDLVGHGVGYEVHEDPKIPNYKTKSKGEILKSGMVLAIEPMINIGSSDINFSRDSWDIKTRDGSISAHFEHTICVTDYGCKILTTI, from the coding sequence ATGATTACAGTAAAGACAAAAGAAGAAATAGAAATTTTATCCGAAGGAGGACAAATATTAGCCACTGTTTTAAAAGAAGTGGGTGAATATGTAAAGGTTGGGGTAAGTACAAAAGAGCTTGATGATCTTGCAGAAAGATTGATATTAAAATATGGTGGACTTCCATCATTTAAAGGTTATGGAGCCGAAAATCCATATCCAGCTACACTTTGTACATCTATAAATGATGAAGTAGTGCATTGTATTCCAAATGAAAATAGGATACTCCAAGATGGGGATATTATAGGACTTGATATTGGTATGAGATGGCCAAAAGATAATGGTTTTTTTACAGATCATGCTATAACATTTCCAGTAGGGAATGTAGATTCAAAAATTATAGATCTATTAGATGTAACAAAGGGAGCATTAAATAAAGCAATAAGTATTGTAAGGCCTGGAATGTATATTGGCGATATTGGTGAGACAATTGAAAATTATGTAAAATCAAAAGGAAATTATGGAATAGTAAAAGACTTGGTAGGTCATGGAGTGGGATATGAGGTACATGAAGATCCAAAAATTCCAAATTATAAAACAAAAAGTAAAGGAGAGATATTAAAGTCAGGAATGGTTCTTGCAATCGAACCAATGATAAATATCGGAAGTTCAGATATAAATTTTTCAAGGGATAGTTGGGATATAAAAACAAGAGATGGCTCTATATCAGCACATTTTGAACATACTATTTGTGTGACAGATTATGGATGTAAAATTTTAACAACTATTTAA